A genome region from Deltaproteobacteria bacterium includes the following:
- a CDS encoding ABC transporter permease encodes MELRQIPAAEEILGPSPGQLLRRRIFGHKGLMIGGVILGIIILLALLAPLLSPHDPYQQSLVKRISKPFWHPDSKPEHPLGTDHVGRDYLSRLLYGARISLLIGFCVALISGVIGTALGVVAGYFGGRVDMVITFIITLRLSLPFVLVAVAVVGLVGGSLQVVIIVLGLLLWNRYAVVMRSATQQIRNQDYVPAAEAVGCSTARILLSEILPNVLNSLVVVATLEMANAILLEAALSFLGLGVQPPTPSWGLMVSEGKDFLFFEPWLITIPGVALFLLVLSINLAGDGIRDVTAPESRG; translated from the coding sequence ATGGAACTCCGCCAGATTCCCGCAGCCGAAGAAATCCTCGGCCCATCGCCCGGGCAGCTATTGCGCCGCCGCATCTTCGGCCACAAAGGGCTGATGATCGGCGGGGTCATCCTGGGAATCATCATCCTTCTGGCCCTGTTGGCTCCGTTGCTCTCCCCCCACGACCCCTACCAGCAAAGCCTCGTCAAGCGAATCTCCAAGCCCTTCTGGCACCCGGATAGCAAACCGGAACATCCTCTGGGGACGGACCATGTGGGCCGCGATTATCTGAGCCGGCTTCTATATGGCGCCCGGATCTCGCTGCTCATCGGCTTCTGCGTGGCCTTGATCTCCGGCGTGATCGGAACAGCCCTGGGAGTCGTGGCGGGTTATTTCGGGGGGCGGGTGGATATGGTGATCACTTTTATCATCACCCTCCGCCTCAGTTTGCCCTTTGTCCTGGTGGCGGTTGCCGTGGTAGGCCTGGTAGGGGGATCGCTTCAAGTGGTGATCATCGTTCTCGGGCTCCTGCTGTGGAACCGGTACGCCGTGGTCATGCGCAGCGCCACCCAGCAGATCCGCAATCAGGATTATGTCCCGGCGGCCGAGGCCGTGGGCTGCTCCACCGCTCGGATCCTGCTTTCAGAGATCCTGCCCAATGTCTTGAATAGCCTGGTGGTGGTGGCCACGCTGGAGATGGCCAACGCCATCCTGCTGGAAGCGGCCCTTTCCTTTCTGGGGCTAGGGGTCCAGCCGCCTACACCTTCCTGGGGTCTGATGGTCTCTGAAGGGAAAGACTTCCTTTTTTTTGAACCCTGGCTGATTACCATTCCTGGGGTGGCGTTGTTCCTGCTGGTTCTTTCCATCAACCTGGCAGGAGACGGCATCCGGGATGTGACCGCTCCGGAGAGTCGGGGCTGA
- a CDS encoding ABC transporter permease, whose protein sequence is MLIYTLKRLALAVAVALVVSALSFGLLYLSGDPATAIGGEAATDADILFIRKTYGFDQPIYTQYLTWIGKALRGDFGMSYYFRVPVSQIMAARLPATLILGFSAIVFALVFSIPLGVIAAIRPNSWIDRTALFLSVMGQAMPSFWLGLMLMVLLSVWLPLLPPSGTEGWEYFVMPTIVLGYYAMPAIMRLTRAGMMEVLASDYIRTARAKGLLSGSILFKHALRNAVIPVVSVSAVQFGFMLGGSIVIETVFAIQGMGYLAWESIKRSDFPTVQAVILVFAVIYIVLTLAADLLNGWLDPRIRVT, encoded by the coding sequence ATGCTCATCTATACCCTGAAGAGACTTGCTCTAGCGGTAGCGGTAGCGCTGGTCGTATCCGCCCTCAGCTTCGGGTTGCTCTACCTCTCTGGCGACCCGGCTACGGCCATCGGAGGAGAGGCGGCCACGGACGCCGACATTCTCTTCATCCGCAAGACCTACGGGTTTGACCAGCCGATTTACACCCAGTACCTCACCTGGATCGGGAAAGCGCTCCGGGGAGATTTCGGGATGAGCTATTATTTCCGGGTGCCGGTCAGCCAGATCATGGCCGCCCGCCTGCCCGCGACTTTGATCCTCGGTTTTTCCGCCATCGTCTTTGCCCTGGTCTTCTCCATCCCACTCGGTGTAATCGCCGCCATACGGCCCAACAGCTGGATCGACCGAACGGCCCTTTTCCTCTCGGTCATGGGGCAGGCCATGCCCAGCTTCTGGCTCGGGCTGATGCTCATGGTTTTGCTGAGCGTCTGGCTTCCTCTGCTTCCGCCTTCGGGAACGGAAGGCTGGGAATATTTCGTCATGCCCACCATTGTCCTGGGCTACTACGCCATGCCGGCCATCATGCGCCTGACCCGGGCGGGAATGATGGAGGTTCTGGCCTCCGATTACATCCGCACCGCCCGGGCCAAGGGGCTGTTGTCCGGGTCGATTCTTTTCAAACATGCCCTGCGCAACGCCGTCATCCCCGTGGTCAGCGTGTCCGCCGTGCAGTTCGGCTTCATGCTGGGCGGCTCGATCGTCATCGAGACGGTCTTCGCCATCCAGGGAATGGGATATCTGGCCTGGGAGTCCATCAAACGCTCCGATTTCCCCACGGTGCAGGCGGTGATCCTGGTCTTTGCCGTCATCTACATCGTTCTCACCCTGGCGGCGGACCTCCTCAACGGGTGGCTCGACCCGCGGATCCGGGTGACCTGA